The window CGAAACTTAACCGCCTCGGCGAAGGCTGGCGGCTGGAGAACCGACGCTGCGAAGTAATCTCGTCGTCATCTCGTTCATAAACGTCGCGATTTACCACCACCACCAGTCTTCACGCAACCGCTGAGCGATCGATGGCGGCGGCGGCGGAGTCGGTGAACCACCTTGCATGAATTCTCGCCAGGCCTTGGCGCTGTAGCCGTAATCCTTGCCGGTCACGGTGCGGAGCGAATCCATGGCGGTTTGCTGCAAAGCAGGATTGTTATCGTCGACGACTCCAGCCAGCGCTTGCGCTGCTTGCTGATCTTTAAATTTGCTGAGGCTGCGAGCGGCGACAATCTTGACATCGGTGTCGGTATCGTTCGCCAGCGTATGGCTGAGAACTTGCAACGCTTCGGCGTCGGGATTCTTGGCCAGTGCGACGCAAGATTCGCGGCGCACGTAAGGATCGGGATCGGTCGCGGCGAGTTGAATGGCACTGCGAGCCTGCGGCGTGGGAAAGGCCGACAGCGTCTTCACAATTTCGATCCGCATGGGAATCGTTTTTTCGCGTTGCACTTCCACGGCGAGCTCGGTGCTCAGCCGTTCTTGTTCGGCTGGCGGCATTTTCGGCGCGCGTTCGCGCAGCTCGGCGAGTTGTGTGACCTTGGTGTGATACGTGGTCGCGTACTTTTCGTCTTCTTTCCAATCCTTGGTGATCCAAGGGTTGTAGCCGGCAAAGACTGCCATCGGACCGCTGCTGCAGCCTGTCGATAGCCCAGCGCAAGCGAGCAGGGCCCAGCAGCTGAGAAGGCGAAGAGCGACGGTGGCTGTCGACGGTTTCAAGGCAGACCTGGTCCGCTGAGTGCTAATCAAACCCGATCGCGCAAGGATGCGCAACCAGGAAACAGTTGCGGCGGCTTATAACAGGAGGCCGCGAGGGCAACCAGACGAAAAATGCGTTTGTCCCTCGCATCCAAGAGCGACGCTGCGACTCGCCGAAGTGTCCTGCCAGCAGCGACATCGTTCTTGCGAGGGGTTTGCGGCTGGGGCGGTCGTCGCAGATCGCTCGGCAGCAAGACTTTACGCCGTTTGCGGGCGATTCGCCCTCGTTGACACTATGGGGGGGATACCTAAAATCTGAAATTACAAGGAGCCCTGCCGCCAGCACTTGCTGAAGACCGCCGCCGTGAAAGACTTGCTGGCAACGGCGGTATACCTGGGTAGCTACAACACACTAATCAATAACGCAAAGGGAAATGACCATGAGCGAAAACGTGCTGGAAATCGACGACAACAACTTCAAAACCGAAGTCCTCAACAGCGATCAGCCGGTGCTGGTCGACTTTTGGGCCCCCTGGTGCCAACCTTGCCGCCGCATCGCTCCGATGATCGACGACCTGGCCAAGGAAAACCTCGGCAAAGCCCGCGTGGCCAAGGTCAACGTCGATGATGCTCAGGGCACGGCCATGGAATATGACGTGCAAAGCATTCCGACGCTGATCATTTTCCGCAAGGGTCAACCGGTGCAACGCTTCACCGGCATTTCGAGCAAGGCTCATTTGCAAGAAGCGATCGACGCGGCAACCGCCTAAGGTT is drawn from Anatilimnocola floriformis and contains these coding sequences:
- a CDS encoding HEAT repeat domain-containing protein, producing the protein MAVFAGYNPWITKDWKEDEKYATTYHTKVTQLAELRERAPKMPPAEQERLSTELAVEVQREKTIPMRIEIVKTLSAFPTPQARSAIQLAATDPDPYVRRESCVALAKNPDAEALQVLSHTLANDTDTDVKIVAARSLSKFKDQQAAQALAGVVDDNNPALQQTAMDSLRTVTGKDYGYSAKAWREFMQGGSPTPPPPPSIAQRLREDWWWW
- the trxA gene encoding thioredoxin, whose protein sequence is MSENVLEIDDNNFKTEVLNSDQPVLVDFWAPWCQPCRRIAPMIDDLAKENLGKARVAKVNVDDAQGTAMEYDVQSIPTLIIFRKGQPVQRFTGISSKAHLQEAIDAATA